In Drosophila santomea strain STO CAGO 1482 chromosome 2L, Prin_Dsan_1.1, whole genome shotgun sequence, a single window of DNA contains:
- the LOC120450485 gene encoding pickpocket protein 11, producing the protein MSGVPVEDSPTRFYPVNFEDYLRPKQPNKCQPLQRFEQPNGRATNLYRNLKRLKVLRWYNSASKRFEQLPLPKFLGFLRARNDDGLCKRKTGFEIYCEMASIHGFHIFVGAKTWQRILWWLLICNAVLLSFILVIMSLSMSKETPTIRFIDSMMKPTAEVPFPAVTICGLNTISMKGLQNWELVEKVTKGNASWLELLEDLALPICPQIRICEWDNRMVNCLDKLQPIWTLDQRLCCTFNYNQQLFSSHLGVSFVLRPNDSAEQISKSAGFDVLIHETHEMPNGATPRILLPCGSEAHIMLRPYVNRFTTNMEGLSPQKRDCYFPTERCLVSSDPRNQVNCLAECRSENIFKACGCAPPKSPLENGWPICDLKQMQCVIDFDHDEIIGGEQKNCDCLPPCEFNRYEFQSDIRFIKGMINTSIVSTSNQEVRLRVYYDSAIAEELLLDVYENWLTFIGTFGGITGLFMGCSFVSVFELIFFSCVRPTCNWLTRQQILWRRRRIQRVGNTEARSLGPAN; encoded by the exons ATGTCAGGTGTTCCAGTGGAGGATTCACCAACTCGCTTTTATCCAGTTAACTTTGAGGATTACCTGAGGcccaaacaaccaaacaaatGCCAGCCTCTGCAGCGTTTTGAGCAGCCAAATGGAAGAGCCACCAATCTATACAGAAACCTAAAACGACTAAAGGTACTCAGGTGGTATAATAGTGCGTCGAAACGATTTGAACAGCTTCCACTGCCCAAATTCCTTGGATTCCTGCGAGCACGCAATGATGATGGGCTTTGTAAGCGGAAGACAGGATTCGAGATCTACTGCGAGATGGCCAGCATACATGGCTTTCACATTTTTGTGGGCGCAAAAACTTGGCAGAGGATCCTCTGGTGGCTCCTCATATGTAATGCGGTGCTGCTCTCCTTTATCCTAGTGATCATGTCGCTTTCCATGTCGAAGGAAACTCCTACAATTCGCTTCATAGACAGCATGATGAAACCCACGGCTGAAGTGCCTTTTCCTGCAGTCACCATTTGCGGATTAAACACCATTTCTATGAAGGGGTTACAGAATTGGGAATTAGTAGAAAAAGTAACCAAAGGAAATGCCAGTTGGTTAGAACTCCTGGAGGATTTGGCATTACCCATCTGTCCACAAATAAGAATCTGTGAGTGGGACAATCGAATGGTCAACTGCCTGGATAAACTGCAGCCCATTTGGACTCTGGACCAACGACTGTGCTGCACTTTTAATTACAATCAGCAGCTCTTCAGCTCCCATTTGGGAGTTAGTTTTGTTCTAAGACCCAATGATTCAGCAGAACAAATTTCGAAATCAGCTGGCTTTGATGTGCTTATACACGAAACCCACGAAATGCCCAATGGAGCCACACCAAGGATATTATTGCCATGCGGATCTGAGGCTCACATAATGCTGAGACCATATGTCAATCGATTCACCACTAATATGGAGGGTTTATCTCCGCAGAAAAGAGATTGCTATTTTCCAACAGAGCGTTGTCTAGTGTCCTCTGAT cctcgtaaCCAAGTAAACTGTCTGGCTGAATGTCGCAGCGAAAATATCTTTAAAGCCTGTGGTTGTGCGCCTCCAAAATCACCACTTGAAAATGGCTGGCCAATTTGCGACCTAAAGCAAATGCAGTGTGTAATAGATTTTG ATCATGATGAGATCATCGGGGGAGAACAAAAGAATTGCGATTGCCTTCCGCCATGTGAATTCAATCGCTATGAATTCCAGAGTGATATACGATTTATAAAGGGAATGATTAATACTAGTATTGTTAGCACAAG CAATCAAGAGGTCCGTCTCCGTGTCTACTACGACTCGGCCATTGCGGAGGAGCTGCTCCTGGACGTGTACGAAAACTGGCTGACATTCATAG GAACCTTTGGCGGCATAACCGGcctatttatgggctgcagTTTCGTTTCGGTCTTCGAGCTGATTTTCTTTTCGTGTGTGCGACCCACATGCAACTGGCTGACCAGGCAACAGATACTGTGGCGACGTCGAAGGATTCAGAGGGTGGGAAACACGGAGGCGAGGTCATTAGGGCCGGCTAATTAG